A genome region from Crossiella equi includes the following:
- a CDS encoding type I polyketide synthase — protein MIGAACRLPGGIDTPDRLWSFLVSGRTAVSDAPVDRWDPSRLAALQEAASRPLNFSGGFLSGGVGEFDPEFFGISPHEARSIDPQHRLLVEVAWEACEHAGLPISGLKNSNTGHFAGMCNNDHSTYLPWLPGGVDPYLMTGNQFGAGAGRVSHLLGLRGPAMAVDTSCSSGLVAAHLARQSLQLGECDLALASAVSLMLNPGVSAAFNELGVLSPTGSSKTFDRSADGYTRAEGCVVLVMKRLADAVRDGDRVLAVLRGTAVNHDGSTSRFTLTSAEAQRGLIETTLRRAGVTVDQVGMVEAHGTGTRAGDLVELTALNATYGQRSGLCALGSVKTNLGHTEAVAGLVGLLKAVLAVHHGKVPASRNFEEFPEDAPPIDGLFVPTRLTDWPVTEGPRLAAVCSYGVGGTNAHAIVEQPPAAPRPAAPARHHHTFLLSAGSQAALASAAVRLADWLEHRGLATPLHDIAHTLAVRRSHATERLAVVASTRAELITRLRSYAEHGTAADTTSDHRRVVDRSAPVWVFSGHGSQWPGMGRELLRNDNVFADAAAEVSALVEAEAGFSPVEVLLSGEEVTRVDRVQPLIFTVHVALARTLEAMGIRPGAVTGHSMGEVAAAVVAGGLTTADGVKVICRRSRLCVAHSETGVGAMATVELAASVVAEEIAGIEDVDVAVYAAPGSTVIGGRTGAVRALVEAWQERDVPARMIAVDFASHCGLAAPLAAELETSLTDLRPMPPTVPYYSATAPHARQPVFDAAYWAANLRQPVQAVASTTALTDDGFRLFQEISPHPVARHPLTATLTHLGVAGTAVLPTLHHKQDVPTAALLAVAHLHCVGHDVDWSRWYGTGGLVDLPPTTWERRRHLVDLASVGAGPAAPVLTPTTPEPEPERSQDALAELRAAPSTSARTAVLEAHVSNELRRTLGLHGRRISPAAKFSELGLDSLHAVRLRNGLRLTFGVTVPLDAIWRHDSPGALGAHLARLYDEDLAGWGRESAGEGPTGTTASARPATARSRFTELPSGRFHYLHWGRPSESTPQVVLLHANAASAASWSRVGPALAGRFEVFALDLRGHGGSVAPGPGSYHLPAVADDVAAFLSSLGLRAPVLVGHSWGAAVALTMASGAGTHPAPTLAGLVLEDPPATMSGRGVQERLDALLTALSLGEADLAEAVRSGNPGWDEADRTSLAADLRRANPDVAAHIVHDGAAAGPLLPLFERLSTPALVLRASPEHGGVLSDGEWARLRSALPAGCRTAEIPGATHEMHRSRFDEFVRVMCQFADDVTTPVPVSDEDHLALSAAAREPQRAEATSTGS, from the coding sequence GTGATCGGTGCCGCCTGCCGACTCCCCGGCGGAATCGACACCCCTGACCGGCTGTGGTCGTTCCTGGTTTCGGGACGCACCGCGGTGTCAGACGCACCAGTCGACCGGTGGGACCCCTCTCGACTGGCCGCGCTACAGGAAGCGGCCTCCCGACCGCTCAACTTCTCGGGCGGGTTTCTCTCCGGCGGCGTGGGTGAGTTCGACCCCGAGTTCTTCGGCATCAGTCCGCACGAGGCGAGGTCGATCGACCCGCAACACCGGCTGCTGGTGGAGGTGGCGTGGGAAGCGTGCGAGCACGCCGGGCTGCCCATCAGCGGACTCAAGAACAGCAACACCGGCCATTTCGCCGGCATGTGCAACAACGACCACTCGACCTACCTGCCGTGGCTGCCGGGCGGTGTCGACCCCTACCTGATGACGGGCAACCAGTTCGGCGCGGGCGCGGGCCGCGTCTCCCACCTCCTGGGCCTGCGCGGGCCGGCCATGGCCGTCGACACGTCCTGTTCGTCCGGGCTAGTGGCGGCTCACCTCGCCAGGCAAAGCCTCCAGCTCGGGGAGTGCGACCTCGCACTGGCCTCGGCGGTGAGCCTGATGCTGAACCCCGGTGTCTCCGCCGCGTTCAACGAACTGGGTGTGCTGTCGCCCACCGGCTCCTCGAAGACCTTCGACAGGTCCGCGGACGGCTACACGCGGGCCGAAGGGTGCGTCGTCCTGGTGATGAAACGCCTGGCGGACGCGGTGCGCGACGGTGACCGCGTCCTCGCGGTGCTGCGCGGGACCGCGGTGAACCACGACGGTTCCACCTCGCGGTTCACGCTGACCTCGGCCGAGGCGCAACGCGGACTGATCGAGACGACGCTGCGTCGCGCCGGGGTCACCGTCGACCAGGTGGGTATGGTCGAGGCGCACGGCACCGGAACGCGGGCAGGCGACCTGGTCGAGCTGACGGCGTTGAACGCCACCTACGGTCAGCGCAGCGGCTTGTGCGCCTTGGGTTCGGTGAAGACCAACCTGGGGCACACGGAGGCGGTGGCCGGTCTGGTCGGCCTCCTGAAGGCCGTGCTCGCCGTGCACCACGGCAAGGTCCCGGCATCGCGGAACTTCGAGGAGTTCCCCGAGGACGCACCACCGATCGACGGGCTCTTCGTACCGACCCGGCTCACCGACTGGCCCGTCACCGAAGGGCCACGGCTCGCCGCGGTGTGCTCGTACGGCGTCGGCGGCACCAACGCGCACGCCATCGTCGAGCAGCCACCGGCAGCGCCGCGTCCCGCTGCCCCGGCGCGGCACCACCACACCTTCCTGCTGTCGGCCGGTTCGCAGGCGGCGTTGGCCTCGGCCGCGGTGCGGCTCGCGGACTGGCTCGAGCACCGTGGGCTGGCAACACCGCTCCACGACATCGCACACACCCTCGCGGTGCGTCGCAGCCATGCGACCGAACGACTCGCCGTGGTCGCGTCCACCCGCGCGGAACTGATCACCCGGCTTCGCTCGTACGCCGAGCACGGCACCGCCGCGGACACCACGAGCGACCACCGGCGTGTGGTGGACCGCTCGGCTCCGGTGTGGGTATTCAGCGGTCACGGCTCCCAGTGGCCGGGCATGGGTCGCGAACTGCTCAGGAACGACAACGTCTTCGCCGACGCGGCAGCGGAGGTCAGCGCTCTCGTCGAGGCCGAGGCCGGGTTCTCACCGGTGGAGGTGCTGCTCTCCGGCGAGGAGGTCACCAGGGTCGACCGCGTGCAACCGTTGATCTTCACGGTTCACGTCGCGTTGGCCCGCACCCTCGAGGCCATGGGCATCCGCCCCGGCGCCGTGACCGGCCATTCGATGGGTGAGGTGGCCGCTGCCGTGGTGGCGGGCGGCCTGACCACGGCAGACGGTGTGAAGGTGATCTGCAGGCGGTCACGGCTGTGCGTGGCACACTCCGAAACGGGAGTCGGCGCCATGGCCACCGTGGAGCTGGCGGCCTCCGTGGTGGCAGAGGAGATCGCCGGCATCGAGGACGTCGACGTAGCGGTGTACGCCGCACCGGGTTCCACGGTGATCGGCGGTCGTACCGGCGCGGTCAGGGCCCTGGTGGAGGCGTGGCAGGAACGGGACGTCCCGGCCAGGATGATCGCCGTCGACTTCGCGTCGCACTGCGGGCTCGCCGCGCCCCTGGCCGCGGAACTGGAGACCTCGCTGACGGACCTGCGCCCGATGCCGCCGACCGTGCCGTACTACTCGGCCACTGCACCGCACGCACGGCAACCGGTCTTCGACGCCGCCTACTGGGCCGCGAACCTGCGCCAGCCCGTGCAGGCGGTGGCGTCCACGACCGCCCTGACCGACGACGGCTTCCGTCTGTTCCAGGAGATCTCACCCCATCCCGTGGCCAGGCACCCGCTCACCGCCACCCTGACCCACCTTGGCGTGGCCGGGACAGCGGTCCTGCCGACGTTGCACCACAAGCAGGACGTCCCCACCGCGGCACTCCTCGCCGTGGCACACCTGCACTGCGTCGGCCACGACGTCGACTGGTCGCGGTGGTACGGCACCGGCGGACTCGTGGACCTGCCGCCCACCACCTGGGAAAGGCGGCGCCATCTGGTCGACCTGGCCTCCGTCGGCGCGGGTCCGGCAGCACCGGTGCTAACTCCGACCACGCCCGAGCCCGAACCGGAGCGCTCCCAGGACGCCCTTGCCGAACTGCGCGCAGCACCGTCCACATCAGCCCGGACGGCGGTGCTCGAAGCGCACGTGTCGAACGAGCTGCGACGAACGCTGGGCCTGCACGGGCGACGGATCAGCCCGGCGGCGAAGTTCAGCGAACTGGGGCTCGACTCCCTGCACGCCGTGCGTCTGCGCAACGGCCTCCGGCTGACCTTCGGGGTGACCGTGCCACTCGACGCCATCTGGCGGCACGACTCCCCCGGCGCGCTCGGCGCTCACCTCGCGAGGCTTTACGACGAGGACCTGGCCGGGTGGGGACGCGAGTCGGCCGGCGAGGGCCCCACCGGCACCACGGCATCGGCACGACCAGCCACGGCGCGGTCGCGTTTCACCGAGCTGCCCTCCGGCCGGTTCCACTACCTGCACTGGGGACGTCCATCCGAGAGCACGCCTCAGGTGGTGCTGTTGCACGCGAACGCGGCGTCCGCCGCGAGCTGGTCCAGGGTCGGCCCCGCGCTGGCCGGGCGGTTCGAGGTGTTCGCACTCGACCTGCGCGGGCACGGCGGCAGCGTCGCACCGGGCCCGGGTTCGTACCACCTGCCCGCGGTCGCGGACGACGTGGCGGCCTTCCTCTCCTCGCTCGGTCTCCGGGCGCCCGTGCTGGTCGGGCACTCGTGGGGCGCCGCTGTCGCCCTCACCATGGCCTCCGGGGCCGGCACGCACCCCGCACCGACGCTGGCCGGTCTGGTGCTCGAAGACCCGCCGGCCACCATGTCCGGTCGCGGTGTCCAGGAGCGGCTCGACGCGTTGCTCACCGCCCTTTCCCTCGGCGAGGCGGATCTGGCCGAGGCGGTGCGGTCGGGGAACCCCGGCTGGGACGAGGCCGACCGGACCAGTCTGGCCGCAGACCTGCGACGGGCGAATCCGGACGTGGCCGCACACATCGTCCACGACGGCGCCGCGGCCGGTCCTCTCCTCCCGCTGTTCGAGCGGCTGTCGACTCCCGCCCTGGTGCTCCGAGCTTCACCCGAGCACGGCGGTGTGCTCTCCGACGGCGAATGGGCACGACTCCGCTCGGCTCTGCCCGCGGGTTGCCGCACCGCCGAGATCCCCGGTGCCACGCACGAGATGCACCGGAGCAGGTTCGACGAGTTCGTCAGGGTGATGTGCCAGTTCGCCGATGACGTCACGACGCCGGTCCCCGTCAGCGACGAAGACCACCTCGCCCTGTCCGCCGCTGCCCGGGAACCCCAACGCGCCGAGGCCACTTCCACGGGTTCCTGA
- a CDS encoding SDR family NAD(P)-dependent oxidoreductase, whose protein sequence is MATLDAFRLDGARALVTGASRGIGAAISLLFAEAGADIAVSARKPDFVEEVAEQARRRGGRAEAITADLSERGSSEELVSEAASRLGGLDILVHCAGMLPLDEDGRTVFAPLQDFDYGQWSPVLAVNLEASVELSRAAHPHLAESGRGNLILVSSIAGFSAAPAMEAYAVTKSAQISLVRSLAISWAPAGIRVNAMCPGWTATELTGAVRADPEGDAALMREVPMRRWGRPEEIATGTLFLASEASSFMTGQTLVIDGGLTTRSVMGPLV, encoded by the coding sequence ATGGCCACTTTGGACGCTTTCCGGCTCGACGGCGCCCGCGCTCTGGTGACCGGCGCATCCCGGGGAATCGGAGCCGCGATCTCCCTCCTGTTCGCCGAAGCCGGAGCCGACATCGCCGTGTCGGCCAGGAAACCCGATTTCGTCGAGGAGGTCGCGGAGCAGGCCCGCCGGCGCGGAGGCCGTGCGGAGGCGATCACGGCGGATCTCTCCGAGCGGGGCTCGTCGGAGGAGCTCGTGTCCGAGGCGGCCAGTCGCCTCGGCGGCCTCGACATCCTGGTGCACTGCGCGGGCATGCTGCCACTGGACGAGGACGGCAGGACCGTGTTCGCTCCCCTGCAGGACTTCGACTACGGGCAATGGAGCCCTGTCCTCGCCGTGAACCTGGAGGCCTCGGTCGAGCTGAGCCGGGCGGCCCACCCCCACCTCGCCGAGTCGGGACGAGGCAACCTGATCCTGGTGTCCTCGATCGCCGGCTTCAGCGCGGCGCCGGCGATGGAGGCCTACGCCGTGACCAAGTCCGCCCAGATCTCCCTGGTCCGCTCCCTGGCGATCAGCTGGGCGCCCGCGGGGATCCGGGTCAACGCGATGTGCCCCGGCTGGACCGCCACGGAACTCACCGGGGCCGTGCGGGCAGATCCGGAGGGCGATGCGGCCCTGATGAGGGAAGTGCCGATGCGCCGATGGGGCCGCCCGGAGGAGATTGCCACCGGAACGCTTTTTCTCGCTTCCGAGGCGTCGTCGTTCATGACCGGCCAGACACTGGTGATTGATGGAGGGCTCACCACCCGATCCGTGATGGGCCCCCTGGTCTGA
- a CDS encoding Gfo/Idh/MocA family protein — protein MTTSTHGDLRLGILGYGLRGSLARLAHRPGDGSRVVAVAEPDPVARAAAVAEFPGAEVSGDHHAVVGHPDVDAVLVLTPDHTHADLACEALRAGKAAFVEKPLDITVERCDEVLRTARETGSRLYVGHNMRHMPVIRLMRDRIERGDIGQVKSVWVRHFVGHGGDFYFKDWHSERRYTTGLLLQKAAHDLDVVHWLAGGYTTRVQAFGDLVVYGDGHRRAPGEPGGTDVGHWPPRTQRGLSPVIDVEDLSVVNLRLDNGVLAAYQQCHFTPDYWRNYTVIGDAGRLENFGDGPGAVVRVWNTGPTGYRGQADAEHLVPGTEDDDHGGADPLVVAEFVRFAREGGRTDTSPVAARMAVAAGVRATESLRDGGTPREVPALAPGLRAYFERGQRP, from the coding sequence ATGACCACCAGCACCCACGGCGACCTCCGCCTCGGGATCCTCGGCTACGGGCTGCGCGGCTCGCTGGCCCGCCTGGCCCACCGCCCCGGTGACGGCAGCCGGGTCGTCGCGGTCGCCGAGCCCGACCCGGTCGCACGGGCCGCCGCGGTCGCGGAGTTCCCCGGTGCCGAGGTGTCCGGGGACCACCATGCGGTCGTCGGCCACCCGGACGTGGACGCGGTCCTCGTGCTCACCCCCGACCACACCCACGCCGACCTGGCCTGCGAGGCGCTCCGGGCGGGCAAGGCCGCCTTCGTCGAGAAGCCGCTCGACATCACGGTCGAGCGGTGCGACGAGGTGCTGCGCACCGCGCGGGAGACGGGCAGCCGCCTCTACGTCGGGCACAACATGCGGCACATGCCGGTGATCCGCCTGATGCGGGACCGCATCGAGCGCGGCGACATCGGTCAGGTCAAGTCGGTGTGGGTGCGGCACTTCGTCGGGCACGGCGGTGACTTCTACTTCAAGGACTGGCACTCCGAACGCCGGTACACCACCGGCTTGCTGCTGCAGAAGGCCGCGCACGACCTGGACGTGGTGCACTGGCTGGCAGGCGGCTACACCACCCGGGTTCAGGCCTTCGGCGACCTGGTGGTCTACGGCGACGGGCACCGCCGCGCGCCCGGCGAGCCCGGGGGCACCGACGTCGGCCACTGGCCGCCCCGCACCCAGCGCGGGCTCAGCCCGGTGATCGACGTGGAGGACCTCTCGGTGGTCAACCTGCGCCTGGACAACGGGGTGCTCGCGGCCTACCAGCAGTGCCACTTCACACCGGACTACTGGCGCAACTACACCGTCATCGGCGACGCCGGGCGCCTGGAGAACTTCGGCGACGGCCCCGGCGCGGTGGTGAGGGTGTGGAACACCGGCCCGACGGGCTACCGCGGCCAGGCCGACGCCGAACACCTGGTACCGGGCACCGAGGACGATGACCACGGCGGTGCCGACCCGCTGGTCGTCGCGGAGTTCGTGCGCTTCGCGCGGGAAGGTGGCCGCACCGACACCTCCCCGGTCGCCGCGCGCATGGCCGTGGCGGCTGGCGTGCGGGCCACGGAGTCCCTGCGCGACGGCGGCACCCCGCGGGAGGTGCCGGCACTGGCACCTGGGCTTCGTGCGTACTTCGAGCGGGGTCAGCGGCCCTGA
- a CDS encoding DUF4832 domain-containing protein has product MFTPTYGRRRPALVAALCATVLAVLPAAPPGLALAAAPTSAAGVPARPDPGPAPDPALPAHPLAAGQAPLDNPLKGFARFYQPGTDPNAGYPASLSWAYFGLSEVMTSATACGQYDWTLVDQTLDAIAAAGHQAAIRFYLEYPGGTGSHPANAIPPCFTGHVAMRQNTYWGTTSPDYDSPFLVSALKGFIGALGARYDNDPRLGFLHLGLIGLWGEWHTWPYDTDTSSDTYPNYMPTDANGAEIINAFHRAFPRTRLELRYPGLAGGAADRLSRIGYHDDSFCYREGSPLQGVTLPASLGGAPWAQLEKALEHGVENRWITASVGGEVRPEIQATAFDHWPGGAGAVDNMKACIELEHSTWKINERSREYSPDHPGAGAAVRLMGYNLTVSDAYFHNTAQGRTKVGVRIANTGVAPFYYPWTVQLGLKNSAGNLVRTWDTPWDLRQAMPLRIRAFPEWQAGSDYLDYGHRRYFDTSVDLSGLAQGGYQLVLKVRNPLESVSAKAKKLRFANAGQHADGWLALGAMTVAPGDAAAREAEAPGNTLAGGATVAACTGCSGGHKVGYLGNGGSLTITGVDGGAGGQRTVTLHYASQQARTATVTANGQDARPVSFAPTANWDTTGTATVSLPLLAGQGNTVAIANAGGWAPDIDKIIVS; this is encoded by the coding sequence ATGTTCACCCCTACGTACGGGCGACGCCGCCCAGCCCTGGTCGCCGCGTTGTGCGCGACCGTGCTCGCCGTCCTGCCCGCGGCCCCACCAGGCCTCGCACTGGCCGCCGCCCCCACCTCGGCGGCGGGCGTGCCCGCGCGCCCGGACCCGGGCCCCGCCCCGGACCCCGCGCTGCCCGCACACCCGCTGGCCGCCGGGCAGGCCCCGCTGGACAACCCGCTCAAGGGTTTCGCCCGCTTCTACCAGCCGGGCACCGATCCCAACGCGGGCTACCCGGCCTCGCTGTCCTGGGCCTACTTCGGCCTGTCCGAGGTCATGACCAGCGCGACCGCATGCGGCCAGTACGACTGGACCCTGGTCGACCAGACCCTGGACGCCATCGCCGCGGCCGGGCACCAGGCGGCGATCCGCTTCTACCTCGAGTACCCGGGCGGCACCGGCAGCCACCCCGCCAACGCCATCCCGCCGTGCTTCACCGGGCACGTCGCCATGCGGCAGAACACGTACTGGGGCACCACCAGCCCCGACTACGACAGCCCGTTCCTGGTCTCCGCGCTCAAGGGCTTCATCGGCGCGCTCGGCGCCCGCTACGACAACGACCCCCGGCTGGGCTTCCTGCACCTGGGGCTGATCGGTCTGTGGGGCGAGTGGCACACCTGGCCCTACGACACCGACACCTCCAGTGACACCTACCCCAACTACATGCCGACCGACGCCAACGGTGCCGAGATCATCAACGCCTTCCACCGCGCGTTCCCCAGGACCAGGCTCGAACTGCGCTACCCCGGCCTGGCCGGTGGCGCGGCGGACCGCCTGTCCCGGATCGGTTACCACGACGACTCCTTCTGCTACCGCGAGGGCAGCCCGCTCCAGGGGGTCACACTGCCCGCCTCGCTCGGCGGTGCCCCGTGGGCACAGCTGGAGAAGGCTTTGGAGCACGGCGTGGAGAACCGCTGGATCACGGCCTCGGTCGGCGGCGAGGTGCGGCCGGAGATCCAGGCCACCGCGTTTGACCACTGGCCCGGCGGGGCGGGCGCGGTCGACAACATGAAGGCCTGCATCGAGCTGGAGCACAGCACCTGGAAGATCAACGAGCGCAGCCGCGAGTACTCACCCGACCACCCGGGGGCAGGCGCCGCCGTGCGGCTGATGGGCTACAACCTGACGGTCAGCGACGCCTACTTCCACAACACCGCGCAGGGCCGGACCAAGGTGGGGGTGCGGATCGCCAACACCGGCGTGGCCCCGTTCTACTACCCGTGGACGGTCCAGCTCGGGCTCAAGAACAGCGCGGGCAACCTCGTCCGCACCTGGGACACCCCGTGGGACCTGCGCCAGGCCATGCCGCTGCGGATCCGGGCCTTCCCGGAGTGGCAGGCGGGCTCGGACTACCTGGACTACGGCCACCGGCGATACTTCGACACCTCGGTGGACCTGTCCGGGTTGGCCCAGGGCGGCTACCAGCTCGTGCTGAAGGTGCGCAACCCGCTGGAATCGGTCAGCGCCAAGGCCAAGAAGCTCCGCTTCGCCAACGCGGGCCAGCACGCGGACGGCTGGCTCGCCCTGGGCGCCATGACCGTGGCCCCGGGTGACGCGGCGGCGCGCGAGGCCGAGGCGCCGGGCAACACACTGGCGGGCGGGGCGACCGTCGCGGCGTGCACCGGCTGCTCCGGTGGGCACAAGGTCGGTTACCTCGGCAATGGCGGCAGCCTCACCATCACCGGTGTTGACGGCGGCGCGGGCGGGCAGCGGACCGTGACACTGCACTACGCCAGCCAGCAGGCCCGCACCGCCACGGTGACCGCCAACGGCCAGGACGCGAGACCGGTCAGCTTCGCCCCCACCGCGAACTGGGACACCACCGGCACCGCCACGGTGTCCCTGCCCCTGCTCGCCGGGCAGGGGAACACGGTCGCCATCGCCAACGCCGGTGGCTGGGCACCGGACATCGACAAGATCATCGTCAGCTGA
- a CDS encoding carbohydrate ABC transporter permease, producing MGSTPGGPPRIRDDRRAAWLFLTPVLVGFALFYAYPTLRGIHYSVTDYSMLGTPRFVGADNYRDLLADDKFWNALRVTGYYVVLNIVAQTVLALVLATLMHRLTRSVALRAMLLLPWLVPNVSVGLLWMWLLDANLGFVNHVLNAFGLGRTGFLTSPDWAMPTIAGINTWAYTGYTALLLYAGMLQIPRYLYESAALDGAGEWRLFTRITLPLLRPVLALVLVVSLIGSFQIFDTVAVTTKGGPVGLTRVIYFYVYELAFTNFRMGYASAVAVVLAVLLGVLTAVQLRLLRASRSDLA from the coding sequence ATGGGTTCCACACCCGGTGGGCCACCCCGGATCCGCGACGACCGCAGGGCCGCGTGGTTGTTCCTGACCCCGGTGCTGGTGGGCTTCGCGCTGTTCTACGCCTACCCGACCCTGCGCGGGATCCACTACTCGGTCACCGACTACAGCATGCTGGGCACCCCGCGGTTCGTCGGCGCGGACAACTACCGGGACCTGCTGGCCGACGACAAGTTCTGGAACGCCCTGCGGGTCACCGGCTACTACGTCGTGCTCAACATCGTCGCGCAGACCGTGCTGGCGCTGGTGCTGGCCACGCTGATGCACCGGCTGACCCGCTCGGTGGCCCTGCGCGCGATGCTGCTGCTGCCCTGGCTGGTGCCCAACGTCTCGGTCGGCCTGCTGTGGATGTGGCTGCTGGATGCCAACCTCGGCTTCGTCAACCACGTGCTCAACGCGTTCGGCCTCGGCCGGACCGGCTTCCTCACCTCGCCGGACTGGGCCATGCCCACCATCGCCGGGATCAACACCTGGGCCTACACCGGCTACACGGCCCTGCTGCTGTACGCGGGCATGCTGCAGATCCCCCGCTACCTCTACGAGAGCGCGGCCCTGGACGGCGCGGGGGAGTGGCGCCTGTTCACCCGTATCACGCTGCCGCTGCTGCGCCCGGTGCTGGCCCTGGTGCTGGTGGTGTCGCTGATCGGCTCGTTCCAGATCTTCGACACCGTCGCGGTGACGACCAAGGGCGGCCCGGTCGGCCTCACCCGGGTCATCTACTTCTACGTCTACGAGCTGGCCTTCACGAACTTCCGCATGGGGTACGCCTCGGCCGTCGCGGTGGTCCTGGCGGTGCTGCTCGGGGTGCTGACCGCCGTGCAGCTGCGCCTGCTGCGGGCCTCCCGATCGGACCTGGCGTGA
- a CDS encoding carbohydrate ABC transporter permease, whose product MTRIRFSPGRAAAWVLLALAVVVTAFPFYWMVRTALTPAADLYTDATGLLPEHPTMVNFLRVLGLTGVQEARAAGGSGAQVDFLRYLLNSFVYSGLITVVQTLCCAMAGYTFARLRFPGRDAVFGVLVAALMVPPIFTVLPNFVLVKNLGWLNTFAGMVAPSVLMTPFAVFFLRQFFLSVPREVEEAATLDGVGPWGMFWRVVLPMSRGPLLTIGLTTAVWSWKDYLWPLLTGREEETRVLTVALGIFQQQSPNTQPDWTGLMAGSTLSVLPVLVLLVLLGRRLVESLNFTGIK is encoded by the coding sequence ATGACCCGCATCCGCTTCTCGCCCGGCCGTGCGGCGGCCTGGGTACTGCTGGCGCTGGCCGTGGTGGTCACCGCGTTCCCCTTCTACTGGATGGTGCGCACCGCGCTCACGCCCGCGGCCGACCTGTACACCGACGCCACCGGCCTGCTGCCCGAACACCCCACGATGGTCAACTTCCTGCGGGTGCTCGGCCTGACCGGCGTACAGGAGGCCCGGGCCGCCGGGGGTTCGGGTGCGCAAGTCGACTTCCTGCGGTACCTGCTGAACTCATTCGTCTACAGTGGACTGATCACGGTGGTGCAGACGCTGTGCTGCGCCATGGCCGGCTACACCTTCGCCCGGCTCCGCTTCCCCGGCCGGGACGCGGTCTTCGGCGTGCTGGTCGCCGCGCTGATGGTGCCGCCGATCTTCACCGTGCTGCCCAACTTCGTGCTGGTGAAGAACCTCGGCTGGCTCAACACCTTCGCGGGCATGGTCGCCCCGAGCGTGCTCATGACCCCGTTCGCGGTGTTCTTCCTGCGCCAGTTCTTCCTGTCGGTGCCACGCGAGGTCGAGGAGGCGGCCACATTGGACGGTGTCGGCCCCTGGGGCATGTTCTGGCGGGTGGTGCTGCCCATGAGCCGGGGCCCGCTGCTGACCATCGGGCTGACCACCGCGGTGTGGTCCTGGAAGGACTACCTGTGGCCGCTGCTGACCGGCCGCGAGGAGGAAACCCGGGTGCTGACCGTCGCGCTCGGCATCTTCCAGCAGCAGTCCCCGAACACCCAGCCCGACTGGACCGGGCTGATGGCCGGTTCCACCCTGTCCGTCCTGCCCGTGCTCGTGCTGCTGGTCCTGCTCGGGCGCCGCCTGGTCGAGTCGCTCAACTTCACCGGCATCAAGTAG